Proteins found in one Epinephelus fuscoguttatus linkage group LG4, E.fuscoguttatus.final_Chr_v1 genomic segment:
- the chmp1a gene encoding charged multivesicular body protein 1a yields MDETLFQLKFTAKQLERLAKKAEKDSEKEQAKVKKALQQKNVECARVYAENAIRKKNEGLNFLRMASRVDAVASKVQTAVTMKGVTKNMGQVTKALDKALSSMDLQKVSAVMDKFETQVQNLDVHTSVMEDSMSSAMTLTTPQEQVDDLIHQIAEENGLEVMDQLSQLPAGAGSVGAESSRSQDKEDQLSRRLAQLRN; encoded by the exons AAACACTCTTCCAGCTCAAG TTCACTGCCAAGCAGCTTGAGAGATTGGCCAAGAAGGCAGAGAAGGATTCAGAAAAGGAGCAAGCCAAGGTCAAGAAG GCTTTGCAACAGAAAAATGTGGAATGTGCCAGAGTTTATGCAGAGAACGCTATCcggaaaaaaaatgaaggtcTTAATTTTCTGCGTATGGCATCTCGAGTGGACGCAGTAGCCTCTAAGGTCCAGACTGCTGTCACCATGAAGGGG gTTACCAAAAACATGGGCCAGGTGACCAAAGCTCTGGACAAAGCTCTGTCCTCCATGGATCTTCAGAAGGTCTCTGCAGTCATGGATAAGTTTGAAACCCAAGTCCAGAACCTGGACGTCCACACATCA GTGATGGAGGATTCTATGAGTTCGGCAATGACGCTGACCACGCCTCAGGAGCAGGTGGATGACTTGATTCACCAAATAGCAGAGGAGAATGGCCTGGAGGTGATGGACCAGCTCAGCCAGCTGCCTGCAGGAGCCGGCTCAGTGGGCGCAGAGAGCTCACGGAGCCAGGACAAGGAGGACCAGCTGTCTCGACG GTTGGCTCAGTTGCGGAACTGA
- the slc10a3 gene encoding P3 protein → MRTLFTFCCLFLITGGADRAWATGNLTVDSSNDTNLTADSSSRYITIGDGSSQEFEFPENTNGVIVISSQYRSAAASRKGRQSWKQTVTVRSLDPEVLSILNVTDSGHVGLAKSYIISIRSGLPGRAQLQIQLLDLDQDSVPVLIEERTDYSIRVAPGNDDPATRLIQSGGLSHFSENPVLFALLPLIFVNKCAFGCKVEVEVLRGLLRSPVPLLLGVLGQFLVMPLYAYCVSRLASLPKALSLGLVITCSAPGGGGGYLYSLLLGGDVTLAISMTLVSTVVAAAAMPLSSALYGRLLGVHAALHVPFVKILGTLLFIAIPISLGMLVKLRLPALTRVLLALIRPFSFVLIVGGIFMAYQMGASILANVRPQIVAVGVTVPLLGLLVGAILAKLVGLAPPQRKTVSIEVGVQNSLLALAVMQLSFRRLEADFASQAPFIVALSSTSEMLLIVLGYFAQRRLCGSATPRSDA, encoded by the coding sequence ATGAGGACGCTATTTACATTCTGTTGTCTCTTCCTTATTACCGGCGGAGCGGACCGGGCGTGGGCCACCGGAAATCTAACTGTCGACAGCAGCAACGACACCAACCTGACGgccgacagcagcagcaggtataTCACAATCGGGGACGGGTCATCGCAGGAATTTGAGTTTCCCGAAAACACCAACGGCGTGATTGTAATCTCCAGCCAGTACCGGAGCGCCGCGGCGAGCAGGAAGGGCCGACAGAGCTGGAAGCAGACGGTGACGGTCCGCTCCCTGGACCCGGAGGTCCTCTCCATACTTAACGTGACAGATAGTGGCCACGTAGGACTAGCCAAGAGCTACATTATCAGTATCCGCTCCGGGCTCCCAGGCCGGGCTCAGCTGCAGATCCAGCTGCTGGACCTGGACCAGGATTCGGTGCCGGTTCTGATCGAGGAGAGGACGGATTATTCAATCAGAGTGGCGCCCGGTAATGATGACCCGGCCACCCGGCTCATCCAGTCGGGTGGGTTGTCTCATTTCTCTGAGAACCCTGTGCTGTTTGCCTTGCTGCCCCTCATCTTCGTCAACAAGTGTGCCTTCGGGTGcaaggtggaggtggaggtgctgcggGGTCTACTGAGGAGCCCGGTGCCCCTGCTCTTAGGGGTGCTGGGTCAGTTCCTGGTGATGCCATTGTATGCCTACTGTGTATCCCGGCTGGCCTCACTGCCTAAAGCGCTCTCTCTGGGCCTGGTCATCACCTGCTCTGCCCCAGGTGGTGGGGGCGGCTACCTGTACAGTCTGCTGCTCGGAGGAGACGTCACCCTGGCTATCTCCATGACCCTGGTGTCCACAGTGGTGGCGGCAGCAGCCATGCCTTTGTCATCAGCTCTGTATGGTCGGCTCTTGGGTGTGCACGCTGCCCTGCACGTGCCGTTTGTGAAGATCCTTGGCACCCTCCTGTTCATCGCCATCCCCATCTCTCTGGGCATGCTGGTCAAGCTGCGCCTGCCTGCCCTCACACGCGTCCTGCTGGCACTCATACGACCCTTCAGCTTCGTGCTCATCGTAGGTGGAATCTTCATGGCCTACCAAATGGGTGCATCCATCCTGGCCAATGTCAGGCCCCAGATTGTGGCAGTTGGGGTGACGGTGCCTTTGTTGGGGCTGCTAGTTGGGGCTATCCTGGCCAAGCTGGTGGGCCTTGCCCCACCGCAGAGGAAGACTGTCAGCATAGAGGTGGGCGTCCAGAACAGCCTGCTGGCACTCGCTGTCATGCAGCTGTCCTTCCGCCGTCTGGAGGCTGACTTCGCGTCCCAGGCACCCTTCATCGTGGCCCTCAGCAGCACCTCCGAGATGCTTCTCATAGTTCTGGGGTACTTTGCTCAGCGCAGGTTGTGTGGGTCTGCCACCCCCAGGAGTGACGCCTGA